The Streptomyces fungicidicus nucleotide sequence GGCGTTCGTGCTGCTGGCGCGTGCGCTGGAGGTGCGCAGGCCGGTGGTGGTGCATCCGCAGTTCACGGAGCCGGAGGCGGCGCTGCGGGACGCCGGGCACACGGTGGACCGGGTGCTGCTGCGGGAGGCGGACGGTTTCCGGCTGGACCCGGCGGCGGTGCCCGGGGACGCGGACCTGGTGGTGCTCGGCAACCCGACGAACCCGACGTCGGTGCTGCACCCGGCCGGGGTGGTCGCGGGGCTGGCCCGGCCCGGGCGGACGCTGGTGGTGGACGAGGCGTTCATGGACGCGGTGCCCGGCGAGCGCGAGGCGCTGGCAGGGCGTACGGACGTGCCGGGTCTGGTGGTCCTGCGCAGCCTCACCAAGACGTGGGGACTGGCGGGGCTGCGGATCGGCTACGTGCTGGCGGCCCCGGAGACCGTCGCGGAACTGGAGCGTGCGCAGCCGCTGTGGCCGGTGTCCACGCCGGCGCTGGCGGCGGCGGAGGCGTGCGTGGCGCCGCGGGCTCTCGCGGAGGCGGCGGACGCGGCTCGGGGCATCGCCGCGGACCGGGATCATCTGGTCGCGGGGCTGCGGGTGTTCGCGGGCCATGGTCTGCGGGTCGTGGCCCCTGCCGAGGGGCCCTTCGTGCTGATCCGGGTGGAGCGGGGGGCGGCGGTGCGGGGGTGTCTGCGGGGCCTCGGCTACGCGGTGCGGCGCGGGGACACGTTTCCGGGGCTGGACGAGGAGTGGCTGCGCGTGGCGGTGCGCGACCGTGGGACGACGGACGGCTTCCTGCACGCGCTGAGCCGGGCGCTGAACACCGTGTAGTTCGCCCCCGCCAGGGGCGCTGCCCCCGGACCGGAGGGGCTGATTCCAGCCCCTCCGGCGTTTGAGGAGCGGGGTCTGGGGCGGAGCCCCAGGTGGGACTGACCCCCTCAGTTCCGGTGGCCCCGGCGGGCCAGGGCCACCGCTGCGCCGCCCGCCGCGAGCAGGGCGACCGCGCCGCCCGCGACGTACGGGGTCTTCGAGGAGCCGCCCGTCTCGGCAAGGTTCGCCTCCTTCGGCTCGGCCTGCTCCGCCCTCGCCCCCTGGGGCCGGACATCGGCGGCTTCGTCAGGAGCGGCCGCAGGAGCCTCGCACCTGGCCTCGGCCAGGGTCACCGTGCCCTCCACCTCGGCCACGTTGAGCTTCAACGGGTTCACGGACACCGTCAGCCGCAGCGCCGTCGCGGCCGCCGTCCGCGAGGTGGTCTCGGTCTTCGACAGGTCCAGAGCGACCTCCCCGACGCCCGGCACCTCGACGCGGGTGGGACCGGCGGCGGTCAGCCCGACCCGCTTGCCGAGCACCGTCACCGAGGCGGGCAGGGTCGCCGAGGCGTGCGGGGTCTTCCCCGCCTCGCAGACCGCCTTGGACGCGACCGCCTCCAGCTCGACCACCGACAGCAGCGGCAGACCGGGCACGTGCAGCCGCGCCCCGGCGAGGGTCGTGGACGCCTCGGCCCGGTCGCCTTCCACCGTCGCCGTCGCGTCGGCGGCCTCCGCCCGCAGCACGCTGAAGGGCCTGCCGCCGTCGACGCCGTCGAGGCCGGCGGTCAGGGCCGTCTTCCGCGCGCTCCCCGGCGCCCGGACCTCGTTGAGGGAGAGGGCGAGCGGGGCGTGCACGGTCTTGTTGAGCAGGGACACGTCGAGCTCGGTGCGCAGCACGGCGGCGCTCGCGCCGCCGTGTCCCTCGGTGGCGTGCGCGGAGCCCGCTCCGGCCAGCGCGGCGGGACCCGCGGCGAGGGCGCCGGCCGCGGCGACTGCGGCCCAACGGCGTGCGGGCATGCGGAAGTCGGTGCTGTTCAAGGTGGTGGAACCCCCAGGAGACATGTGTGGGACCCCGAAAGAATGTCCGCGCCGGGAGCGGGCCGTCAGCGTTCCATGCCTTCTTCACCCCTTCGGGGCGTCTTGGCGCACACATACGATTTCCGGGGCACGGCTGTTCCCCGCCGTCACCCTCGTGCGCACGTACGGCGCACGGTTGTCACCCGACCACGCGCCCGTTCAGTACCACCCGGCGCGGATCCCTGAGCGTGCGGACGTCCGCGCGCGGGTCGGCCGCGTAGACCACCAGGTCCGCGGGGGCGCCTTCGTCGAGTCCCGGCCGGCCGAGCCACTCACGGGCCGCCCAGGTGCCGGCCGCGAGCGCCTCGGCCGGCGGGATGCCGGCCTTGGTCAGTTCGACGACCTCGTCGGCCGCCAGGCCGTGCGGAAGGGTGCCGCCGGCGTCCGTGCCGACGAAGACGGGGATGCCGGCGTCATGGGCCGAGCGCACGGTGTCGTAACGGCGCTCATGGAGCCGGCGCATATGGGCCGACCAGCGCGGGAACTTGGACTCGCCGCCGTCGGCGAGAGCGGGGAAGGTGGCGATGTTGACGAGGGTGGGGACGATCGCGACGCCCCGTTCGGCGAAGAGCGGGATGGTGTCGTCGGTGAGGCCGGTGGCGTGCTCGACGCAGTCGATGCCGGCCTCGACCAGGTCCCGCAGGGAGTCCTCGGCGAAACAGTGCGCGGTGACGCGGGCGCCCAGCCGGTGCGCCTCGGCGATCGCCGCCTCGACCGCGCCGCGCGGCCAGCAGGCCGACAGATCGCCCAGGTCGCGGTCGATCCAGTCGCCGACCAGCTTGACCCAGCCGTCGCCGCGCCGGGCCTCCTGGGCGACGTACGCGACGAGGTCGCCGGGCTCGACCTCCCAGGCGTAGCCGCGGATGTAGCGGCGGGTGCGGGCGATGTGCCGGCCGGCCCTGATGATCTTCGGGAGGTCGTCGCGGTCGTCGACCCAGCGGGTGTCGGACGGCGAGCCGGCGTCGCGCAGCAGCAGGGCCCCGGCGTCGCGGTCGGTGAGGGCCTGCTTCTCGGCGACGTCCTCGGGGACCGCGCCGTGCCGGTCGAGGCCCACATGGCAGTGGGCGTCGACCAGCCCGGGCAGCACCCAGCCGTCGACAGTGCGGATGTCGCGGGCGCCGGACGGACGGTCGTAGGAGATCCGGCCGCCGACCACCCACAGTTCGTCGCGGACCTCGTCCGGGCCGACGAGGATCCGCCCCTTCACGTGCAGCACCGCGCGTTCGCTCATACCCGGCACACTAGTCAGGCGCTACTCGGATCCGCCCACCTGGTCCGAGGTCTCCTCCTCCACGTCCGCCATGGCCGGGTCGAGGAGGCGGGAGAGGAAGTGGCGGGTGCGTTCGTGCCGGGGGGCGCCGATGACCTGCTCGGGGGCGCCGTCCTCGACGATCACTCCGCCGTCCATGAACACGACCCGGTCGGCGACCTCGCGGGCGAAGGTCATCTCATGGGTGACGACCATCATCGTCATGCCCTCGTCGGCCAGCATCCGCATGACCGCGAGGACGTCGCCGACCAGCTCGGGGTCGAGCGCCGAGGTCGGCTCGTCGAACAGCATCACCGCGGGGCCCATGGCCAGCGCGCGGGCGATGGCGACGCGCTGCTGCTGACCGCCGGAGAGGGAGGACGGGTAGGCGTCCGCCTTCTCGGCGAGGCCCACCCGCCGGAGGTTCTCGGCGGCGGCCTTCGCGGCCTCCGCCTTGGTCCTGCGCAGCACCCTGCGCTGCGGCAGCGTGAGGTTCTCGGTCACGGTGAGGTGCGGGAACAGGTTGAACTGCTGGAAGACCATGCCGATACGGCGGCGCGCGGCATCGATGTCGACGTCCGGGTCGGTGAGTTCCGTGCCGCCGACGAAGACCTGGCCCCGGGTGGGTTCCTCCAGCAGGTTCACGCACCGCAGCAGGGTCGACTTGCCCGACCCGGACGGGCCGATGACGCAGACGACCTCGCCCTGGCCGATCTCCAGGTCGATGCCGCGCAGCACCTCGTTGCTGCCGAAGGACTTGTGCAGTCCGCTGACGCGGATCTCCGGTCGGCTCATTTCACGGCCTCCTGGGCCTTGGCCTCCATACGGCGCACGACGAAGCCGAGCGGGACGGTGATGAGGAGGTAGCACAGGCCGGCCACCAGGATCGGCGTGGAGTTGGCGGTCTGGCTGGCCAGGTCGCGGCCGTACTTGGACAGCTCGCGCTCCTCCAGGGTGACGCCGAGGAACAGCACCAGCGAGGAGTCCTTGAACAGCAGGACGAGTTCGTTGGTGAGCGGGGGCAGGATGATCCGGAAGGCCTGCGGGATGATGATGGAGACCATGGCCCGGGCGGGCGAGAAGCCCAGGGAACGGGCCGCCTCCATCTGTCCCTTGGGCACCGCCTGGATGCCGGCCCGGATCGTCTCCGCCATGTAGGCCGCCGCCACCAGTCCGAGGGCGAGGGCGACCTTGCCGTAGGTGCCGCCGACGATCTCCGTGCCGGGGAAGGCGAGCGGCACCGCGACGCCGATGAAGATGAAGATCAGCAGGGCGGGCAGACCGCGGAAGATCTCGATGTAGATGCCCGCCAGCCAGCGGTACGGACCGACGGACGACAGCCGCATCAGCGCGATCAGCATGCCGAGGGCGAGGCCGACGGCGAAGCCGGTGACCGTGTAGAGCACGGTGTTCTTCAGCGCCAGCGTGATGACGTCGGGGAACATGCGCTCGGCGATGTCGGCCTGCGCGAACTGGTTCTTCAGCCGTCCCCAGTCGGCCGAGACCGCGAAGGCGATCACGGCCGCGACGAAGACGACGTACTGGGCGCCGCGCGACAGACCGCGCTTCTGGCGCCGCGTCAGGCCCTTCCTCCTGGGCTGGAGCTGCGGCTTCTCCGTGTCGGTCATCGGATCAGGACGCGGCCGGGGAGGCGGCGGACTCGTCGTAGGGGCCGATCCACTTCTCGTACAGCTTCTTGTACGTGCCGTCGGCCTCGGCGTCCGCGAGGGCCTTGTCGATGGCCTCGCGCAGCGCCGTGTTGCCCTTCTTCACCGTGAAGCCGTACTCCTCGCCGGTGTCGATCTGCTCGGCGACCCGGAAGGCGTCCGCGTTGGCCTTGTCCTTCAGCCAGCCCTGGACGACCGGGTAGTCGATGACGACGGCCTTGACCTGGCCGGTGCGCAGGCCGTTGAGGACGGCGTCGGAGGACTCGAAGGAGACCGGGTCGAAGCCCTGTCCCTTGGCGTAGTCCTCGCCGGTGGTCTGGGCCTGCGCGCCGAGCTTCACGTTCTTCGCCTTCACGTCGGCGAGGGAGCCGACGCCGCTGCCCTTGTCCACGAGGACGGCCTGGGTGGCGTTGAAGTACGGGTCGGAGAAGTCGACGTTCTTCTTCCGCTCGTCGGTGATGGTCATGCCTGCCGCGGCCAGGTCGCACTCGCCGGAGTTGAGGAAGGCGCCGGTCTTGAAGTTCTCGAACGGCGTGTCGAGGATCTGCTGCTTCACTCCGAGGTCGTCGGCGACCAGGTCGATCAGCGCGACGTCGAAGCCCTGCACCTTGCCGTCGATCTCCGACTGGAACGGCGGGTACGGGAGGTGGGTGCAGGTGGTGAGCTGCCCCGCCTTGACGAGCTCGACACCGCCGGCGGCGGTCTTGGAGCCACTGCCTCCGTCGTCGGTGGAGGTGCAGGCGGCCAGAAGGACCAGCCCGGCCGTCGCGGTGGTGGCGGCCAGGACACGGGTCCGGCGGCCGGGGAGCGTCTTCAAGGGAGCCTCCTGTCAGGGAACTGTGGGTTCTGATTATAAGGAGAGGTTTGAGCACCTCAAACCAAAACCTTGGTCACGGGGCCTCCGGACCTGAGAACCCTCCGGTCGAGCGGCGCCCGGAGGGACGGATACCCTCGACTGCGTCGTCCCCACGCAGCCGCGAAGCGAAGAGAGCACCGCCGTGACCCACCTCCTCCTCGATCTGCCCCCGCTGGGCGCCGCGCACTTCGCCTCGATCGAGGACCGGGTGGCACGGCTGCTGAGCACCGGCCAGGACGTCGTGATCATGCAGGGTGAGGCGCTGCTGCCGCTGGAGGGCGCGATCCGCGCGACCGCCGGGCCCGGCACGACCGCGCTGAACGTCATCACGGGCCCCTACGGGCAGACGTTCGGCGACTGGCTGCGCGACTGCGGCGCCACCGTGATCGACCTGACGGTGCCGTTCCACACGGCGGTGACGGCCGAGCAGGTCCGGGCCGCCTTCGTGGAGCACCCGGAGATCGACTTCGTGTCCCTGGTGCACGCGGAGGCGGCCACCGGGAACACCAACCCGGTCGCCGAGATCGGCGAGGTGGTCCGCGCGCACGGGGCGCTGTTCTACCTGGACGCGGTGGCGTCGATCGGGGCGGAGCCGGTGCTGCCGGACGCGTGGGGCGTGGACCTGTGCGTGATCGGGGCGCAGAAGGCGATGGGCGGCCCGGCCGGCGTGTCCGCGGTGTCGGTGAGCGCGCGCGCGTGGGCGCGGATGGCGGCGAACCCCCGGGCGCCGCGCCGGTCGTACCTGTCGCTCCTCGACTGGAAGGAGCGCTGGATCGACGGCGGGCGCAAGGCGCTGCTGCACGCCCCGGCGCAGCTGGAGATGCTGGCGCTGGAAGCGTGCGTGGAGCGGATCGAGGCGGCGGGGCTCGACGCGGTGATGGCGCGGCACGCGTCGGCCGCGGCGGCGACGCGTGCGGGCGCGGCCGCCATGGGCGGGGGTCTGGAGCCGTACGTGCGGGACGCGGGTGAGGCGGCCCCGGTCGCGACGACGCTGCGGGCGCCGGCCGGCACGGTGGCCTCGGAGCTGGTGGCCCGCGCCCTGGCCGTCGACCCCGCGCTTCCGCTGGCCGCGGGCGGGGGCGCCCTCGCCAAGGAGATGATCCGGGTCAACCACTACGGGCCCCAGGCGACGGCGGGTGCGGTGCGGGCGTGCCTGACGGCGCTGGGCACCGCTCTGACGGACGCGGGCGTGACCGTGAACACACAGGCCGCCCTGAAGGCGGCCGAGGAGGCCTGGCACTGACCGCCGGCCGGGGTCCGCGGTCCACCGCGCCCGGCACCACGCTCCTCCTCGCAGGCAGCGGGTTCGTTCGACGCCCGCCGGGGCTCCGTCCCCCGGCGGGCGTCGTGCTGTCCGCCCCCGCGCGGGGATGGGCGGCGGGACGGATTCACAGTGCGTGAATTCATGGGGCACATAGAGTTTCCGGAATCATTCGCACGCATTACCCTGCGAATATTCTCCCGCTTATTTCGATATTATCCGGCGAGCGGCTTCCCAGATTCTTCTGCCCGGTTTTCCGGACCCTAAACGCCACGGTTTCGCAAGCGTTTCAGGCACCGTCACCGGAGTTACATACTTGTGACCGGCTTCACACACTGACCGTTTCGCACCGTTTTATGCCGGGACAAATGGTACACCTCGTCGGCTCCTCGCGCAGCGCGCCCGCTCGCGCGATAACACAGAACAAGCCAGCGCGTAACCCCGCCACAAGATGCATTTTCGAATTTACCTCGGTAAGTTCAATTGCCATGACTGCCGCACAAGCAGACCTGCAAATCGACCGCCCCACCGTGGCGGACGGAGCCGTGCTGTGGCGGATAGCCAAAGACTCGAAGGTCCTCGACCTGAACTCGTCGTACAGCTATCTGCTGTGGTGCCGTGACTTCGCCGCCACCTCGGCCGTCGCTCGCGACGAGAGCGGCGAGCCGATCGGCTTCGTCAGCGGATACCTCCGGCCGGACAGCCCGCGCACCCTGCTCGTGTGGCAGGTCGCGGTCGACGCGTCGTACCGCGGACGCGGCATCGCCGCCGCCCTGCTCGACGGACTGGCCGCCCGGACCGCCGCGGAGCACGGCGTGGACACCGTGGAGACCACCATCACACCGGACAACACCGCGTCCGAGCGACTGTTCACCGCGTTCGCCGAGCGTCACGGCGCCCTGCTGGAGCGCGAGGTGCTGTTCGACGCGGGCCACTTCCCCGACGGACCGCACGACCCCGAGGTGCTGTACCGCATCGGCCCGCTCGTGCGCTGAGCGCGCGGCCCGGCCCCCTGATCTTCCGACTCCCTCTGACCTCCCACGCCACCGAGGAGCGATTCGTCGTGACCATCACCCAGCCCGACCTCAGCGTATTCGAAACCGTCGAGTCCGAGGTGCGCAGCTACTGCCGCGGCTGGCCCACCGTCTTCGACCGTGCGCACGGCAGCCGCATGTACGACGAGGACGGCCACGAGTACCTCGACTTCTTCGCCGGAGCCGGCTCGCTCAACTACGGGCACAACAACCCCGTGCTGAAACGGGCGCTGATCGACTACCTGGAGCGGGACGGCGTCACCCACGGCCTCGACATGTCGACGACCGCCAAGCGCGCCTTCCTGGAGTCCTTCCAGAACTGGATCCTGCGCCCGCGCGACCTGCCGTACAAGGTCATGTTCCCGGGCCCGACCGGCACCAACGCCGTGGAGGCCGCGCTGAAGCTGGCGCGGAAGGTGAAGGGGCGCGAGGCGATCGTGTCGTTCACCAACGCCTTCCACGGCATGTCGCTGGGCTCGCTCGCCGTGACCGGCAACGCCTTCAAGCGGGCCGGCGCCGGCATCCCGCTGGTGCACGGCACGCCGATGCCCTTCGACAACTACTTCGACGGCCAGGTCCCGGACTTCCTGTGGTTCGAGCGGCTCCTCGAGGACCAGGGCTCCGGCCTCAACAAGCCCGCCGCCGTGATCGTCGAGACGGTGCAGGGCGAGGGCGGCATCAACGTGGCCCGGCCCGAGTGGCTGCGCGCCCTGTCCGAGCTGTGCGCACGCCAGGACATGCTGCTGATCGTCGACGACATCCAGATGGGCTGCGGGCGCACCGGCGCGTTCTTCTCCTTCGAGGAGTCCGGCATCACGCCCGACATCGTCACCGTCTCCAAGTCGATCAGCGGCTACGGGCTGCCGATGGCCCTGACCCTGTTCAAGCCCGAGCTGGACGTCTGGGAGCCGGGCGAGCACAACGGCACCTTCCGCGGCAACAACCCCGCCTTCGTGACGGCCACCGCCGCCCTGGAGGCGTACTGGGCAGACGGGTCCGCGATGGAGAAGCAGACCCGCTCGCGCGGCGAGCAGATCGAGCAGGCGCTGATCGCCATCACCGAGGAGAACCTCGCCGACGTCCGGGAGTACCGCGGCCGCGGCCTGGTGTGGGGCATGGAGTTCCACGACAAGGACCGCGCGGGCCGGATCGCCCGGCGCGCCTTCGAACTCGGGCTGCTCATCGAGACGTCCGGGCCCGAGAGCGAGGTCGTCAAGCTGCTGCCGGCACTGACCATCACCCCGGACGAGCTGGACGAGGGTCTCACCACCCTGGCCCGCGCCGTCCGGGAAACCGCCTGACACACACACCCGAGCCGAGGAGGCATCGCAACACCGTGATCGTCCGTTCGTTCAAGGAGATCGAAGGCACCGACCGGCACGTGAAATCCGCGTCCGGCACCTGGGAGAGCAAGCGCATCGTCCTCGCCAAGGAGAAGGTCGGCTTCTCCGTCCACGAGACGATCCTGTACGCGGGTACGGAGACGGACATGTGGTACGCGAACCACATCGAGGCCGTCGTCTGCACCAAGGGCGACGCCGAGTTGACCGACCGCGAGACCGGGAAGACGTACCACATCACGCCCGGCACCATGTACCTCCTGGACGGCCACGAGCGGCACACGCTCAAGGTCAAGGAGGACTTCCACTGCATCTGTGTCTTCAACCCGCCCGTGACCGGACGGGAGGACCACGACGAGAACGGCGTCTACCCGCTGCTCACCGAGGAGGTGTGAGTCAACGTGACCACGACCACGCACGTCACCGACCTCTATCCGACCCGCGGTGCCACCGAGGTGGCAACCCCCCGGCAGGACCCGGTCGTCTGGGGATCCCCGGACACTCCCGGCCCCGTGACCGCGAGTGATCTGCAGTCCCTGGAGCGCGACGGCTTCCTCGCCGTCGACCAGCTCATCGGACCGGACGAGGTGGCCGAATACCGGCGCGAGCTGGAGCGGCTCACCTCCGACCCGGCGATCCGCGCGGACGAGCGCTCGATCGTCGAGCCGCAGTCCAAGGAGATCCGGTCGGTCTTCGAGGTCCACAGGATCAGCGAGGTGTTCGCGAGGCTGGTGCGCGACGAGCGGGTCGTGGGACGCGCCCGGCAGATCCTCGGCTCGGACGTGTACGTCCACCAGTCGCGGATCAACGTCAAGCCCGGTTTCGGCGCGAGCGGCTTCTACTGGCACTCGGACTTCGAGACCTGGCACGCCGAGGACGGCCTGCCGAACATGCGCACGATCTCGGTCTCGATCGCGCTCACCGAGAACTTCGACACCAACGGCGGTCTCATGATCATGCCGGGGTCGCACAAGACGTTCCTCGGGTGCGCGGGGGCCACGCCGAAGGACAACTACAAGAAGTCCCTGCAGATGCAGGACGCGGGGACACCGTCCGACGAGGCGCTGACGAAGATGGCGTCGGAGTACGGCATCAGGCTGTTCACCGGCAAGGCCGGCTCGGCGACCTGGTTCGACTGCAACGCCATGCACGGCTCCGGCGACAACATCACGCCGTTCCCGCGCAGCAACGTGTTCATCGTGTTCAACAGCGTGGAGAACACGGCGGTCGAACCGTTCGCGGCGCCGATCCGGCGCCCCGACTTCATCGGGGCGCGGGACTTCACTCCGGTGAAGTAGGCACATCACAGGACTGCGGGCCGGGCCTCCTCGTGTGGGACAGGGAGGCACCGGCCCGCTGCCGTGCGTTCAGCCGGACAGCGCCTCCAGCAGCCGGTCCACGTCGTCGGCCGTGTTGTACAGGTGGAAGGACGCGCGCAGGTTGCCCGCACGGTCCGACACCTGGATGCCGGCCTCGGCCAGCTCCGGCTGGAGGCGGCCGAGCCCGGGCACCGACACGATCGGCGAACCGGGAGCGGGCACGGGCGTGTGGCCCCGCTCCGCGAGCCCCGCGCGGAAGCGGTCGGCGAGGGCCAGGTCGTGGGCGCGGACAATGTCCACGCCGATCTCCTCGACGAGTTCGAGGGAGGCACGCAGCCCCGCGTAGCTGAACAGGGCGGGGCTGGAGTCGAACCGCCGGGCCGAGCCCGCCAGTTCGGCGACCGGTCCGTAGCAGCTGGCCCAGGGCTGCTCCGCCCCGACCCAGCTCGCCTGCACCGGCGGGAGGTCCCCGAGGTCCTCGGGCACCACGAGGAACGCCGCCCCGTGCGGGCCGAGCAGCCACTTGTAGGTGATGGAGACCGAGTAGTCGAACGCGCCCGCCTCCATCGGCAGCCAGCCGGCCGCCTGGGAGAAGTCGACGTAGGTGCGCGCCCCGTGCGTCCGGGCCGCCTCGCGCAGCGCGGGCAGGTCGGCGATCCGGCCGTCGGCGGACTGGGCGGCGCTGACCGCGACCAGCGCGGTGCCGGGCCGCACGGAGTCGGCGAGCCGCTCCAGCGGCACGGCCCGCACCTTGAGGTCGCCGCGGGTGTGGAACGCGTTGAGGACGGAGGTGAAGTCGTCCTCGGCGGTGAGGACTTCGGCGCCCGGCTGCAGCGAGGCGGCGATCAGCGAGGTGTGCAGGGCGGCCGTGGCCCCGGCCGCCACCCGCCCGGCGGGGACGCCGGCCAGCCGGGCGTACGCGCCGCGGCACGCCTCGACGTCGGCGAACAGCGGGTCGAGCGAGCGGCCCTCCGCGCGCAGCCGCACGGCGTTCTGGACGGCGGCCACCGCGCGGGCGGGCAGGAGGGCGTTGCTCGCGGTGTTCAGATAGGTGTTCTTCGGGGTGAACTCGGCACGGACGAGGTTCTCGAAGGTCTCCATGGCACCACTCTGCGGCCCCGGCACCTCCCCGTCCATTGCCGAATCCTGCGCGATATCGCAAAGGAACGCTTATGCGTACGCGCTGACCTGCGCGCTCTACTTCTGGGGCACCGCGCACCCGTCCGGGCCACAGGCCTGCGCGTCGCCGCCGACGGCCGTCAGCGGCGGGCGCTCGCCCCAGGCCTGGGTCAGCGCCTCGGTGAACACCTCGGCGGGCTGGGCGCCGGAGACACCGTACTTGCGGTCCAGCACGAAGAACGGCACACCGCTCGCGCCGAGCTCCGCGGCCTCGCGCTGGTCGGCGCGGACCTCGTCGGCGTACGCGGTGGGGTCGGCGAGGACCTCGCGCACGGCGTCGGCGTCGAGTCCGGCGGCGACGGCGAGCTCGACGAGCCGTCCGTCGTCGTCGAAGACGGACCGCTCCTCGGCGAAGTTCGCCCGGTACAGCAGGTCGAGCAGCTCCTCCTGGCGGCCCCGCGCACGGGCGAGGTGCAGCAGGCGGTGCATGTCGAAGGTGCTGCCGTGGTCGCGGCCGCGGGTGCGGTAGGGCAGGCCCTCGCCGGCGGCCTGGGCGCCCAGGTTGTCCTCGCCGGCCTCGGCCTGCGCCTCGCTCATGCCGTACTTCCTGGTGAGCATGGAGATGACCGGCTGGACGTCGCCCTTGGCGCGGCCCGGGTCCAGCTCGAAGGAGCGGTGCACGACCTCGACCTGCTCACGGTGCGGGAAGGCGGCCAGCGCCTTCTCGAAGCGGGCTTTTCCGACATAGCACCAGGGGCAGGCGATGTCGCTCCAGATCTCGACGCGCATGAGTCGGCTCTCTCCAGGGTCGTACGGCCGCGGAGACTCCCTCCGCAACTGGATGAACGTTCAAGCAGCCGTCTTCATTCCTCAGCTGCCGTCCCGCAGGTCGCGCGGCCACTCCGGCCGGAACGCGAGGTGGTCGAACGTGACCACACAGCCCTCCCCCATCGGCGACTGCGCCAGGAAGCCGACCAGCGCGGCCCCGGTCTCCTGCTCGTCGCCGAGGGTGAAGAGCCGGACGAAGGTCCAGCGCTCGCCGTCGCGGGAGGCGTGGAAGGCGAACGCGCGGCCGGTTCGGCTGACCCGGAGCCAGAAGGAACTGCCTTCGACGGTGAAGGAGTTGACATCGTCGGAGTGGCCCCGGGTGACCACCGTGCAGACGGTGGGCACGTCCGGGGAGTACTCCAGGCAGAGCTTGGCCCAGGCCCGCTCGCCGACATGGACGTAGAGCACCCCGGCGTCGAAGGCACCGGCGAACCCGACGGTGACCCGGGCGATCAGCTGGAAGTCCCCCTCGGGCGCGCCCAGCAGTCGCGGCGCGTCGGAGGCGGGGTCCAGTGCCTCGCCGGTGGGCGGCACGAAACGGTCCTGCCGGGGGCCGGCCCATCCGGTGAGGACGCCGTCCTCATAACCCCAGTGCCCGTCGGGGCCATAGGTGCGCAAGGGAAAGGGCAGTTCGGGGATCTTGATGTCCATGGCAGGATTCTCGCAGGCGGGGCACGGTTCCGGGGCCCGGACGGCGGTCCCGGTCAGCGGCCCTGGAAGGCGTCCAGGGCGACGGCCTGGGCGATGGCGAGGCGGGGGTCGAGACCGGGCCCGGCCAGGTCGACCACATAGCGGTCGCGCGGCCCGAACTTCTTGTCGACCCTCATCACCGGCTTGCCGTCCGTCTCGAAGTCGAAGTGGTACGGCCAGACGAACGGCACCAGGTCCAGCGGCAGGAAGTTCCAGACACGGCGGAGCAGGGCCACGAACCGGTTGCGCTCGCGGCCGACGACCGGGGGCGAGTCCTGCGGGCGCAGGACCCACGTCGAGCGCAGCAGGGAGGCGAGGAACCTCTCCTCGAACACGCCGAGGGAGCCGCCTTCCGCGTCCCGCACGGTGTAGCCGTCGCCGGCGTCGGCGCCGGTGGCGAGGAGGCTGCGTTCCCTGACGGTGAAGAGGACCCGTTTCCTGGACTCGTCGGTGTAGAAGGTCATCTCCTCGTCGAGCGAGAGCCGCCCGCGCTCGGCGAAGGCGAGGACCCTGCCGTCGGAGCCGTCCGGGAGCAGCTCGCTCACGGTGTACCGGTCGCTCTTGAGAGAGGTCTTCTGCCGGACGGTGAAACGTCCGCCCGTCCGCTGTGCCGCACTGTCCACCGTGTCGCTCCCCGAGGCCGTCGGTCCCTGCCGCCGCCCCTGTCGGCGTCCGGCGGAGCCATCCTCACCGCGCGCCCCCGCCCGGAGCAGTCTCCATAAGTCGCCGTCCGCAACGACCAAAGGTG carries:
- a CDS encoding pyridoxal-phosphate-dependent aminotransferase family protein, yielding MTHLLLDLPPLGAAHFASIEDRVARLLSTGQDVVIMQGEALLPLEGAIRATAGPGTTALNVITGPYGQTFGDWLRDCGATVIDLTVPFHTAVTAEQVRAAFVEHPEIDFVSLVHAEAATGNTNPVAEIGEVVRAHGALFYLDAVASIGAEPVLPDAWGVDLCVIGAQKAMGGPAGVSAVSVSARAWARMAANPRAPRRSYLSLLDWKERWIDGGRKALLHAPAQLEMLALEACVERIEAAGLDAVMARHASAAAATRAGAAAMGGGLEPYVRDAGEAAPVATTLRAPAGTVASELVARALAVDPALPLAAGGGALAKEMIRVNHYGPQATAGAVRACLTALGTALTDAGVTVNTQAALKAAEEAWH
- the ectA gene encoding diaminobutyrate acetyltransferase, encoding MTAAQADLQIDRPTVADGAVLWRIAKDSKVLDLNSSYSYLLWCRDFAATSAVARDESGEPIGFVSGYLRPDSPRTLLVWQVAVDASYRGRGIAAALLDGLAARTAAEHGVDTVETTITPDNTASERLFTAFAERHGALLEREVLFDAGHFPDGPHDPEVLYRIGPLVR
- the ectB gene encoding diaminobutyrate--2-oxoglutarate transaminase — its product is MTITQPDLSVFETVESEVRSYCRGWPTVFDRAHGSRMYDEDGHEYLDFFAGAGSLNYGHNNPVLKRALIDYLERDGVTHGLDMSTTAKRAFLESFQNWILRPRDLPYKVMFPGPTGTNAVEAALKLARKVKGREAIVSFTNAFHGMSLGSLAVTGNAFKRAGAGIPLVHGTPMPFDNYFDGQVPDFLWFERLLEDQGSGLNKPAAVIVETVQGEGGINVARPEWLRALSELCARQDMLLIVDDIQMGCGRTGAFFSFEESGITPDIVTVSKSISGYGLPMALTLFKPELDVWEPGEHNGTFRGNNPAFVTATAALEAYWADGSAMEKQTRSRGEQIEQALIAITEENLADVREYRGRGLVWGMEFHDKDRAGRIARRAFELGLLIETSGPESEVVKLLPALTITPDELDEGLTTLARAVRETA
- a CDS encoding ectoine synthase; its protein translation is MIVRSFKEIEGTDRHVKSASGTWESKRIVLAKEKVGFSVHETILYAGTETDMWYANHIEAVVCTKGDAELTDRETGKTYHITPGTMYLLDGHERHTLKVKEDFHCICVFNPPVTGREDHDENGVYPLLTEEV
- the thpD gene encoding ectoine hydroxylase, with amino-acid sequence MTTTTHVTDLYPTRGATEVATPRQDPVVWGSPDTPGPVTASDLQSLERDGFLAVDQLIGPDEVAEYRRELERLTSDPAIRADERSIVEPQSKEIRSVFEVHRISEVFARLVRDERVVGRARQILGSDVYVHQSRINVKPGFGASGFYWHSDFETWHAEDGLPNMRTISVSIALTENFDTNGGLMIMPGSHKTFLGCAGATPKDNYKKSLQMQDAGTPSDEALTKMASEYGIRLFTGKAGSATWFDCNAMHGSGDNITPFPRSNVFIVFNSVENTAVEPFAAPIRRPDFIGARDFTPVK
- a CDS encoding aminotransferase class V-fold PLP-dependent enzyme, whose product is METFENLVRAEFTPKNTYLNTASNALLPARAVAAVQNAVRLRAEGRSLDPLFADVEACRGAYARLAGVPAGRVAAGATAALHTSLIAASLQPGAEVLTAEDDFTSVLNAFHTRGDLKVRAVPLERLADSVRPGTALVAVSAAQSADGRIADLPALREAARTHGARTYVDFSQAAGWLPMEAGAFDYSVSITYKWLLGPHGAAFLVVPEDLGDLPPVQASWVGAEQPWASCYGPVAELAGSARRFDSSPALFSYAGLRASLELVEEIGVDIVRAHDLALADRFRAGLAERGHTPVPAPGSPIVSVPGLGRLQPELAEAGIQVSDRAGNLRASFHLYNTADDVDRLLEALSG